One Vibrio penaeicida DNA segment encodes these proteins:
- a CDS encoding substrate-binding domain-containing protein, which yields MREFLLLLMVSVALAPRAYASSDYSIGVSVADLTNPYFVKMIKSIKSEVAELPNKSIDVIVRSSAYDLDRQIQQIESFIDKKVDLIMLVASDELAIAPAVIRAQRAGIRVIAVDVRASGADVTITTDNIQAGEISCLNLVNKLNEKGKVLIINGPPVSASLDRVAGCKSVLNDYPDIELLDANLNGTGSYDGGLEAMAYALHAYEKIDGVFAINDPTALGAEQALLQSGAHVWITSVDGAPLVIEALKENRQNWLGTAAQFPAQMSSKAVQIGLELIGGGKVEKELVLIQPEFINASNYRAFSGW from the coding sequence ATGCGTGAATTTTTGCTTTTATTGATGGTGAGTGTTGCTTTGGCTCCCAGAGCTTACGCAAGTTCTGACTATTCTATTGGTGTGTCAGTTGCTGATCTTACCAACCCTTATTTTGTCAAAATGATCAAAAGCATTAAGTCGGAAGTGGCGGAATTACCGAACAAAAGTATCGATGTTATCGTTCGTTCTAGCGCTTACGATTTAGATCGGCAAATCCAACAGATTGAGTCTTTTATTGATAAAAAAGTGGACTTAATCATGCTTGTCGCTTCCGATGAATTGGCGATTGCACCAGCGGTGATCCGCGCACAACGTGCCGGAATTCGTGTAATAGCAGTGGATGTAAGGGCGTCTGGTGCGGATGTCACTATTACAACGGATAATATTCAAGCAGGCGAAATATCGTGTTTGAACCTAGTGAATAAACTCAATGAAAAAGGCAAAGTTCTTATCATCAATGGTCCTCCTGTTTCTGCCAGTTTAGATCGTGTGGCGGGTTGTAAATCCGTTCTTAATGACTACCCCGACATTGAGTTACTGGATGCAAACCTCAACGGAACGGGCAGCTATGATGGTGGCTTAGAAGCCATGGCCTATGCACTTCATGCTTATGAAAAGATAGATGGAGTGTTTGCGATTAACGATCCAACGGCTTTAGGTGCAGAGCAAGCATTACTTCAATCTGGCGCCCATGTTTGGATTACTTCCGTTGATGGCGCGCCTTTAGTCATTGAGGCATTAAAGGAGAATCGCCAAAACTGGCTGGGGACGGCAGCGCAGTTCCCTGCGCAAATGAGCAGCAAAGCTGTGCAAATAGGACTGGAACTGATTGGCGGTGGAAAGGTAGAGAAAGAGCTAGTCTTGATTCAGCCTGAATTTATTAATGCATCAAATTACAGGGCGTTTTCCGGTTGGTAA
- a CDS encoding ATP-binding cassette domain-containing protein, with protein sequence MSDVVLQARGLVKRYGRVTALDGADFDLYKGEILAVIGDNGAGKSSLIKALSGALVPDAGEVKLDGQAVSFKSPMNAREMGIETVYQNLAVAPALNISDNLFLGREIRRPGILGSVFRMLDKKTMNERAKQQLADLGLMTIQNITQTVETLSGGQRQGVAVARSALFGSKVVIMDEPTAALGVKESRKVLNLIRHVRDRGLPVVLISHNMPHVFEVADRIHVHRLGKRADIITPKTHSMSDAVAIMTGAVEPGTAA encoded by the coding sequence ATGAGTGATGTCGTATTGCAAGCAAGAGGGTTAGTGAAGCGTTACGGTCGAGTCACGGCCTTAGATGGAGCGGATTTTGATCTCTATAAGGGCGAAATTCTGGCAGTGATTGGTGATAACGGTGCGGGGAAATCCAGCTTGATTAAAGCGTTATCGGGAGCGCTCGTTCCTGATGCAGGTGAAGTGAAGTTAGATGGGCAGGCGGTTTCATTTAAAAGTCCGATGAACGCAAGAGAAATGGGCATAGAAACAGTGTACCAAAACTTGGCGGTCGCACCCGCTCTGAATATTTCCGATAACCTATTTTTAGGGCGAGAAATTCGCCGCCCCGGAATACTGGGTTCAGTTTTTCGTATGCTGGATAAGAAAACCATGAATGAAAGGGCAAAACAGCAGTTAGCGGATCTTGGTTTGATGACCATTCAGAATATAACCCAAACGGTAGAAACGCTGTCTGGTGGTCAGCGACAAGGCGTCGCGGTAGCAAGGTCAGCTTTGTTTGGTAGTAAAGTAGTCATCATGGATGAGCCTACAGCCGCTTTGGGTGTGAAAGAATCCAGAAAAGTACTCAACTTGATTCGTCATGTAAGGGACAGAGGGCTTCCAGTGGTGTTGATCAGCCACAATATGCCCCACGTTTTTGAAGTCGCGGATCGCATTCATGTTCACAGACTGGGTAAACGTGCAGATATAATTACACCGAAAACACACTCTATGTCGGACGCGGTTGCTATTATGACAGGAGCGGTAGAACCGGGCACAGCTGCCTGA
- a CDS encoding ABC transporter permease: protein MTHPSSSEPNFEKTAEQNTDKSFAEFKEPTSIGLNVQRFLHNQPTAAPFLVLILAVAIFSFLIGDRFLHPFNMSLILQQVTIIGVLGIAQTLIILTAGIDLSVGAIMVLCSVVMGRMVMDFGLPPVLAFGIGMLVGTLAGMINGLLVSRFKLPPFIATLGTWNIFFALNLWYSNSQTIRSQAIAKNAPLLQWMGETVELFGARITYGSMLMIVLFAVIWYALNWTAWGRHVYATGDDPDAARLAGIRTQKILMSVYVVAGFVCAIGAWVLIGRIGSISPQAGYTANLDSITAVVIGGTSLFGGRGSIFGTLIGALIVGVFRNGLALLGVDVLWQEFTVGALIIVAVGVDHWIRKVSV, encoded by the coding sequence ATGACACACCCTTCGTCATCAGAGCCCAATTTTGAAAAAACAGCGGAGCAAAACACGGACAAAAGCTTTGCTGAATTTAAAGAGCCAACATCGATTGGCTTAAACGTGCAGCGGTTTTTACATAATCAGCCGACCGCAGCCCCATTTTTAGTCCTTATTTTAGCGGTTGCCATTTTTAGTTTTCTGATTGGTGACCGATTTTTACACCCGTTCAACATGTCACTGATCCTACAGCAAGTTACGATTATCGGTGTACTTGGTATTGCCCAAACGCTCATCATTTTAACCGCCGGGATCGATTTGTCGGTGGGCGCGATTATGGTCTTGTGTTCCGTCGTAATGGGGCGCATGGTAATGGATTTTGGTTTACCCCCTGTTTTGGCGTTTGGTATAGGCATGCTGGTGGGTACATTGGCGGGTATGATTAATGGTTTATTGGTCTCGCGCTTTAAGCTTCCCCCATTCATTGCAACACTTGGTACGTGGAACATCTTTTTCGCACTGAATCTTTGGTATTCCAACAGCCAAACTATTCGTTCTCAAGCTATTGCCAAGAATGCGCCATTGCTGCAATGGATGGGCGAAACCGTCGAATTGTTTGGTGCGCGGATAACCTATGGGTCCATGCTTATGATCGTGCTCTTTGCCGTGATTTGGTATGCGTTGAATTGGACGGCGTGGGGGCGACATGTCTACGCCACGGGCGATGATCCAGATGCTGCGAGGCTAGCCGGTATTCGTACTCAGAAGATATTGATGTCGGTTTATGTGGTTGCTGGGTTCGTTTGTGCCATTGGTGCGTGGGTATTAATTGGTCGCATTGGGTCGATAAGCCCTCAAGCGGGTTACACCGCCAACCTCGATTCCATTACCGCGGTGGTGATTGGTGGGACCAGCTTGTTTGGTGGGCGAGGTTCTATATTCGGTACTCTGATTGGTGCACTCATTGTAGGTGTGTTTCGAAACGGTTTAGCTCTGCTTGGTGTAGATGTGCTTTGGCAAGAGTTTACCGTTGGGGCGTTGATTATTGTCGCGGTTGGTGTGGACCATTGGATCAGAAAGGTATCAGTATGA
- a CDS encoding sugar ABC transporter substrate-binding protein — translation MKKLVTIAALTAAMFSAPHAFSADKTIVGLITKTNTNPFFVKMKEGAEAKANELGMELRSFAGRYDGDNDSQIQAVENLISSGAKGILIVASDPVALTPSIERARKAGIVVIALDTPFSPANVADATFATDNFLAGELIGKWAKAKLGAKAKDAKIALLDLSTAGITVDVARNQGFLKGFGVDVKDANKMRDEDDSRIVGNDVTQGSEEGGRRAMENLLQKDPSINVVYTINEPAAAGAYEALKAVGKEKDVLLVSVDGGCPGVENIKDKVIGATSMQFPLKMASLGVEAIAEYAKSGVKPGATPGKGFFDTGVELITDEPVDGVASSTSAQGLGKCWG, via the coding sequence ATGAAAAAGCTAGTCACTATCGCCGCATTAACGGCAGCCATGTTCAGCGCACCTCATGCATTTTCTGCAGACAAAACCATTGTGGGTTTAATCACCAAAACCAACACCAATCCTTTTTTCGTCAAGATGAAAGAGGGAGCGGAAGCCAAAGCGAATGAATTGGGAATGGAATTACGTTCTTTCGCTGGGCGATACGATGGAGATAACGATTCACAAATTCAAGCGGTAGAAAATCTTATTTCATCGGGCGCGAAGGGCATTTTAATTGTCGCAAGTGACCCTGTCGCATTAACACCTTCTATCGAGAGGGCTCGTAAAGCCGGCATAGTTGTGATTGCACTGGATACGCCATTTTCTCCAGCCAATGTCGCCGATGCAACGTTTGCTACCGACAACTTCCTTGCAGGTGAACTGATTGGTAAATGGGCAAAAGCCAAACTGGGTGCAAAAGCGAAAGACGCCAAAATTGCGTTATTAGATTTAAGCACTGCTGGTATTACTGTCGATGTCGCTCGTAACCAAGGATTTTTGAAAGGTTTTGGTGTTGACGTCAAAGACGCAAACAAAATGCGTGATGAAGATGACTCTCGTATTGTCGGCAATGACGTGACCCAAGGTTCTGAAGAGGGCGGTCGTCGCGCAATGGAAAATCTTCTACAAAAAGATCCGAGCATTAACGTGGTGTACACCATAAACGAGCCAGCAGCAGCGGGCGCATATGAGGCACTAAAAGCGGTTGGAAAAGAGAAAGACGTGCTCCTAGTATCGGTTGATGGTGGTTGTCCGGGCGTAGAAAACATTAAAGACAAAGTGATCGGTGCAACGTCGATGCAGTTCCCATTGAAAATGGCCTCTCTGGGCGTAGAGGCTATTGCGGAATACGCGAAGTCGGGTGTTAAACCCGGAGCGACCCCTGGTAAGGGCTTCTTTGATACCGGTGTGGAGCTGATTACAGATGAACCCGTTGATGGCGTTGCATCTTCAACATCAGCACAAGGGTTAGGCAAGTGTTGGGGGTAG
- a CDS encoding hybrid sensor histidine kinase/response regulator, with protein MIRLQSIRTKLLFSVVGTLLLTLSLASVFVYTTQQNQALIDDIASETLEDINTALSLSESVAQVAAMAPYAADFARPFHVQNESQRLQEKIKDLKSVADHLNNPEAKDTLLKKVETLDTSIQALLANVTKELFTREDLLSLQFDLHPLMAHSQGEVFINAFTGNPMAVPHVLIEQMETYANQQALSGISNILSELKAQQKNVSEVRRNNAYVLSSIRAQSDQMTASVHEFVIALQQHLRFQQKQSERAIDRATVFISIIILLLLLSGIYLHRFNSVLTSDLKTVTEEMSSLAQGKTNIAVANIQRNDEIGELARTFEAFQTEAIEKVRVTEDLRVQKNLLEAIFNNIQDGLSVFDDQDNLVAWNRRYLTLFKLRPNEVTVGMPLNDLQTLMARTPFRTRNLMQETLELQELNEERKDRSAVFERYFDDGRIIEFRSQPMPEGGFVTLYSDLSERKAIEQQLQQAQKMEMLGQLTGGVAHDFNNLLASLMGNLQLLEMLPNLSESQEKYLSRALLVTEKGSQLVERLLAFSRKQQLYPEWVPVDDLIASVLDISAYCVTPNITVNTDLALGEQCIYVDPSQLENALLNLILNSSSAMPNGGELTLSTYKSSQSEHIILEVIDTGDGMSKETMQRALEPFFTTKQTGEGSGLGLSMVYGFVTQSGGEIDIQSSLSQGTSVKLILPIGQQPKLENGQQKINDPAITVKRNASVLLVEDDIEVSGVIREQLALMEFEVSVVHSVQHALEHLAVNTCDLVISDVNLGSTEDGVQLRQILASDSPSLPVILTSGLPIESLIEHHHFNPEWRFIAKPFQYEQLKAMINIS; from the coding sequence ATGATTCGGTTGCAAAGTATCCGCACTAAGCTCCTATTTTCGGTTGTTGGTACGTTGCTGCTTACCCTTTCTCTTGCCAGTGTTTTTGTCTATACCACTCAGCAGAACCAAGCTCTTATTGACGATATTGCCTCAGAAACCCTTGAAGATATCAATACCGCGCTCAGCCTTTCAGAAAGCGTTGCTCAAGTCGCGGCAATGGCACCTTATGCCGCGGATTTTGCACGACCATTTCATGTTCAAAATGAAAGCCAAAGGCTGCAAGAAAAAATTAAAGATCTTAAGTCCGTTGCGGATCACCTAAACAATCCAGAAGCCAAAGATACCTTGTTGAAAAAAGTAGAAACGCTGGATACATCCATTCAAGCCTTGCTAGCTAACGTAACGAAAGAACTCTTCACTCGTGAAGACCTTCTTTCACTTCAATTCGACTTGCATCCTCTAATGGCTCACAGCCAAGGAGAGGTTTTCATTAACGCCTTTACTGGAAATCCAATGGCTGTGCCCCATGTTCTCATTGAACAAATGGAAACGTATGCGAACCAACAGGCGCTTTCTGGAATCTCAAATATTTTATCGGAGCTCAAAGCCCAGCAGAAAAATGTGTCTGAAGTTCGCCGTAATAATGCGTATGTTCTTTCTTCTATTCGGGCGCAATCGGATCAAATGACCGCATCGGTACATGAGTTTGTGATTGCTTTGCAGCAACATTTGAGGTTTCAGCAAAAGCAATCCGAACGGGCAATAGATCGGGCAACTGTGTTTATATCTATCATCATATTACTGTTGCTGCTGAGCGGTATTTATCTCCACCGTTTCAACTCCGTGTTGACGAGTGACCTCAAAACAGTGACCGAAGAAATGTCGAGCTTGGCGCAAGGTAAGACCAATATCGCCGTGGCGAATATTCAGCGTAATGACGAAATAGGGGAGCTTGCTAGAACCTTCGAAGCATTCCAAACAGAAGCCATAGAAAAAGTCCGAGTAACAGAAGATTTGCGAGTTCAAAAGAATTTGCTCGAAGCCATCTTCAACAATATCCAAGATGGGCTCAGTGTGTTTGACGATCAAGATAACTTGGTTGCGTGGAATAGACGTTACCTCACGTTATTTAAGCTCAGACCTAATGAAGTGACGGTTGGCATGCCTTTAAATGACTTACAAACACTCATGGCAAGAACACCTTTTCGCACGCGCAACTTAATGCAAGAAACGCTAGAGCTACAAGAGTTAAATGAAGAAAGGAAAGACCGTTCAGCAGTATTTGAGCGCTATTTCGATGATGGCAGAATTATTGAATTTCGGAGCCAGCCTATGCCTGAGGGTGGTTTTGTAACACTTTACAGTGATCTCTCAGAAAGAAAGGCGATAGAGCAACAACTACAACAAGCCCAAAAAATGGAAATGCTGGGGCAGCTTACAGGTGGAGTCGCGCACGACTTTAATAACTTACTGGCCTCACTCATGGGGAATTTACAACTGCTTGAAATGTTGCCAAACCTCAGTGAAAGCCAAGAAAAATATCTTTCCAGAGCGCTCTTAGTGACAGAAAAAGGCAGCCAGTTGGTGGAGCGGCTATTGGCATTTAGCCGCAAGCAGCAACTGTATCCGGAGTGGGTGCCCGTAGATGACCTGATTGCGAGTGTTCTTGACATCTCTGCCTACTGTGTGACGCCGAATATCACTGTTAATACCGATTTGGCACTGGGGGAGCAGTGCATCTATGTTGACCCTTCTCAATTGGAGAATGCACTCTTAAACTTAATTTTGAATAGTTCTTCGGCTATGCCCAATGGTGGAGAACTCACGCTGTCGACATATAAATCGTCCCAAAGTGAACACATTATTCTTGAAGTTATTGATACCGGTGATGGGATGAGTAAAGAAACTATGCAGCGCGCGTTAGAGCCATTTTTTACGACTAAGCAAACTGGTGAAGGGAGCGGTTTGGGGCTCAGTATGGTTTATGGGTTTGTTACACAAAGTGGAGGGGAGATCGACATTCAATCGTCTCTTTCACAAGGCACAAGCGTTAAGCTCATTCTTCCAATTGGTCAGCAGCCTAAACTAGAGAATGGACAACAAAAAATCAATGACCCCGCTATTACTGTTAAGCGCAATGCATCGGTTCTATTAGTCGAAGATGACATCGAAGTTTCCGGTGTTATTCGAGAGCAGCTTGCACTAATGGAGTTTGAAGTGAGTGTGGTTCATTCAGTGCAGCATGCGCTGGAACATTTGGCGGTAAATACATGCGACTTGGTTATCTCCGATGTGAATTTGGGCTCAACTGAAGACGGTGTGCAGCTACGTCAGATTCTTGCTTCTGATAGTCCTAGTTTGCCCGTTATACTCACTTCAGGGCTACCGATTGAATCTCTAATCGAACACCATCATTTCAATCCTGAATGGCGCTTTATCGCCAAACCTTTTCAGTACGAACAATTAAAAGCGATGATCAACATATCGTAA
- a CDS encoding response regulator: MQLKEKSIRTVVVVDDDQDIRDVLGDALSQQGHNVILAENGDQLMSAFKQDNPDVILLDLRLKQEDGLQLAKAIREQSTVPIMMLTGKGDETDRIIGLEIAADDYMMKPFNLRELIARVNALLRRSDLTQTKAIQVEHEQYRFGPWSLNMSTRQLLHESGKEVSLTYGEFALLQALITSPNCVLSRDQLMDKTHGLASDSSDRTVDVLILRLRRKIENNPRLPEFIQTERGVGYVFSSNVTRVG, translated from the coding sequence TTGCAACTCAAGGAAAAGAGTATTCGCACAGTTGTTGTCGTGGATGACGACCAAGACATTCGAGATGTACTTGGAGATGCCTTATCTCAGCAAGGACATAATGTCATATTGGCTGAGAATGGCGATCAGCTTATGTCTGCGTTCAAACAAGACAATCCTGATGTCATATTGTTGGATTTGCGGTTGAAACAAGAGGATGGTTTGCAGCTAGCAAAGGCAATTCGGGAACAAAGCACAGTCCCAATCATGATGCTTACCGGCAAAGGCGATGAAACCGACCGTATCATCGGCTTAGAAATCGCTGCTGATGATTATATGATGAAGCCGTTTAACCTTCGGGAACTGATTGCTCGTGTCAATGCATTGCTTCGACGGTCAGACTTAACGCAAACGAAGGCAATTCAAGTAGAGCACGAACAATATCGCTTCGGACCTTGGAGCCTAAATATGTCGACCAGACAGCTTCTTCACGAATCGGGTAAGGAAGTCAGTTTAACGTACGGAGAATTTGCACTGCTTCAAGCGTTAATCACCTCACCAAATTGTGTATTGTCACGGGATCAACTGATGGACAAAACCCATGGTCTAGCCTCGGATTCGAGTGACAGAACGGTTGATGTCCTCATTCTCCGATTACGAAGGAAAATTGAAAACAACCCACGGTTGCCCGAGTTCATTCAAACGGAACGAGGTGTAGGTTATGTGTTTAGCAGCAACGTAACTCGGGTAGGTTAA
- the serC gene encoding 3-phosphoserine/phosphohydroxythreonine transaminase — protein MEPIYNFSAGPAGLPKAVMEKAQAEFINWNGIGTSVMEISHRSKEFIAVAEKAEQDLRDLLSIPNNYKVLFCHGGARAQFAAVPMNLLGDKTTADYVDAGYWAQSAVTEAKKYCQPRVIDAKTEVDGKVAVIPPSEWEIDENAAYVHFCPNETIDGVEITELPITDKPIVADLSSTILSRKIDVSQYGVIYAGAQKNIGPAGICIVIVREDLLELASDALPSVLNYKVLAEKDSMFNTPPTYAWYLSGLVFAWLKEQGGVEAIEQVNKEKADLLYNYIDASDFYRNQVHPNNRSRMNVPFQLAKPELDGKFLELAQEAGLQALKGHRAVGGMRASIYNAMPLEGVQALVEFMKQFEIEYA, from the coding sequence ATGGAACCGATTTATAATTTCAGTGCAGGCCCAGCAGGTTTACCTAAAGCGGTAATGGAAAAAGCGCAAGCTGAATTCATCAACTGGAATGGTATTGGCACGTCGGTAATGGAAATCAGCCATCGCAGTAAAGAATTCATTGCTGTTGCTGAAAAAGCAGAACAAGATCTAAGGGATCTTCTGTCCATCCCTAACAACTATAAAGTGTTGTTTTGCCATGGTGGTGCTCGCGCTCAGTTCGCGGCAGTACCAATGAATCTGCTCGGCGATAAAACAACAGCAGACTATGTTGATGCAGGTTACTGGGCGCAAAGTGCAGTAACGGAAGCAAAGAAATATTGTCAACCTCGTGTTATCGACGCGAAAACGGAAGTTGATGGCAAAGTTGCGGTTATTCCACCTTCCGAATGGGAAATTGATGAAAACGCTGCTTATGTACACTTTTGCCCGAATGAAACTATTGATGGCGTAGAGATTACAGAACTGCCTATTACAGATAAACCCATTGTTGCGGATCTTTCATCCACTATCCTATCTCGTAAAATCGATGTCTCTCAATATGGTGTCATTTACGCAGGTGCTCAGAAAAATATCGGTCCAGCGGGTATTTGTATCGTAATCGTTCGTGAAGATTTACTTGAATTGGCATCAGACGCACTTCCAAGTGTTCTTAATTACAAGGTACTGGCTGAAAAAGATTCCATGTTCAACACTCCACCTACCTATGCATGGTATTTGTCTGGGCTAGTGTTTGCATGGTTGAAAGAGCAAGGTGGTGTAGAAGCAATCGAGCAGGTAAACAAAGAGAAGGCAGATCTACTGTACAATTACATTGATGCTTCTGATTTTTATCGTAATCAGGTTCACCCAAACAACCGCTCGCGCATGAACGTACCTTTCCAGTTAGCGAAACCTGAATTAGACGGTAAGTTTTTGGAGTTAGCTCAAGAAGCTGGTTTACAGGCGTTAAAAGGTCATCGAGCAGTGGGCGGTATGCGTGCTTCTATTTACAACGCAATGCCACTTGAAGGTGTGCAAGCTTTAGTTGAATTTATGAAGCAGTTCGAGATCGAATATGCCTAA
- a CDS encoding DUF945 family protein: MHSLKKMGAIGGAILLVACWPLAVGQIAQKVIEDGVQNLNSSSVKAEIAEYDRGYFSATAITRYTITDPQLVKSLEADGLPASIEVVHDISHGLVGIDAHSYVKDSLLIQFELATQTKLNGDTNFELVGRKFNFTDAKGAELIVGQYSAQGVASVAGALEATVTVPKASVNFSNGDNLVLNSFIGEGAGQREGGLWVGQQNISVKGFQLSSASGENDFQLEDLQYVLKTNKNESGEKFDSVQTLSIKSASTGENHAKDLELDFAFNGINSQALEQLISIYGTGENLTEERMNESMPLLDQLVETGFGVQLNKFALNLDGGDFQSAWQLTVPSGQKNVSQNASVLLNVVEGNLDAFISNELLQSYPFVRENIDELLIMEFASEDAKGVGLNAKLINGQVTFSSGKQIPLLALFMPLMAGGK, translated from the coding sequence ATGCATTCTCTTAAAAAAATGGGCGCTATTGGCGGTGCTATTCTTCTGGTGGCATGTTGGCCACTTGCAGTCGGTCAGATAGCGCAAAAAGTTATCGAAGATGGTGTACAAAATTTAAATAGCAGTTCTGTTAAGGCAGAGATAGCCGAATACGACAGAGGTTACTTTTCTGCGACTGCAATCACTCGCTACACAATCACCGACCCGCAGTTAGTCAAAAGCCTAGAGGCCGACGGTTTGCCTGCTTCAATCGAAGTTGTACATGACATTAGCCATGGCTTGGTTGGGATCGATGCGCATTCTTATGTGAAAGACTCACTGCTCATTCAATTCGAGCTGGCGACCCAAACTAAATTGAACGGAGACACTAACTTTGAGTTGGTGGGACGAAAATTCAATTTTACTGATGCTAAAGGTGCCGAACTCATTGTTGGTCAGTATTCAGCACAAGGTGTAGCCTCTGTTGCCGGTGCGCTAGAAGCGACAGTTACCGTGCCAAAAGCGTCGGTTAACTTTTCTAACGGCGACAATTTGGTTTTGAACAGCTTTATTGGTGAAGGAGCAGGGCAACGTGAAGGGGGCTTGTGGGTTGGTCAGCAAAACATCAGCGTCAAAGGTTTTCAGCTTTCATCAGCTTCTGGGGAAAACGATTTTCAACTTGAAGATCTGCAATATGTGCTGAAAACCAATAAAAACGAATCAGGTGAAAAATTTGACAGCGTGCAAACACTCTCCATTAAAAGTGCATCAACAGGTGAGAATCACGCCAAAGATTTAGAGCTAGATTTTGCTTTTAACGGTATTAACAGCCAAGCACTAGAGCAACTTATTTCGATTTATGGGACTGGCGAGAATCTGACAGAAGAGCGAATGAACGAAAGTATGCCATTGCTGGATCAATTGGTCGAAACCGGCTTTGGCGTTCAGCTTAACAAGTTTGCGCTCAATTTAGATGGAGGGGACTTCCAATCAGCATGGCAGTTAACCGTTCCCTCTGGGCAAAAAAATGTTTCTCAAAATGCATCTGTATTATTGAATGTCGTTGAGGGAAATCTGGACGCTTTCATTTCTAATGAGCTACTTCAATCTTATCCATTTGTGCGAGAAAACATAGATGAGCTTTTGATTATGGAGTTTGCTAGCGAAGACGCCAAAGGCGTTGGTTTGAATGCGAAGCTGATTAACGGTCAGGTAACCTTCTCTAGTGGGAAGCAAATACCACTTCTTGCACTATTCATGCCTTTGATGGCTGGTGGTAAGTAG